The sequence CTTAAAATCGTGGTCCAATTCTTATtttaagaaaaaaagaaaaaaatgccTCCAACAGTCACCTACATAGTCTCCTTACTTTCCCGCCGGCGAATATCTCGCCTTCCGCGGCTCACATTTTCGCCGCTTGCCAAGCTCCCAATTCTCAATTTTGTTCGTGTCAGGGTTTACTCTACCGGTAGCCAAAAACCGGAGCTCACCAAGAAACGTGTTTCTCGAATTTCTCGATTTTTTCGTTTTTCTCAAAAAAAAATGGCCAAAATTTAGAAAGAACAGCTCAATTTAATCAAAAAACATATAGATCGCTTCTAAACCATCTAATATCATTGTATACATATAATCATTCTATAAATGGAAAAATGATTCACAAATTGACtacgtgtgtatatatatatatacataacatttTCCTCACTTCTTGCCTCCACCGCTCACCTCTCCTCTCGTGGCCGCCATGGCAGCTACGGCCCCATCCTTCGGCGGTGCCGGCTGCGGGCCGCAGTGTCTCCTCTACATGCGGGGAGGACGATGCTCCAGCAGAAGCGGAAGCCCTGCGGTGTGCTGGTGGTGCTGAAGAAGAGGCAGAGGCTGCTGCCCTTCATCCCCAGCTCCGACCCGGTGCAGGCGCTTCGTCAGACAGCCTGCTCGTTTTTTAGCTGGATGCTGTAGCAATAGTACTGGGCACAGTATTCTCCGGGTTTGGAACATGCAACCACAGCTGCATCACATTAATAGTAATGTGCTCGTTTTTCATGTTGTTTGTGTTTTATGAAATTGAGAGAAGAAAACACTAATTTATTGCTTGTGTTTTGTGAAACAGAAATGAGACTTGTGTTCTTGTTGATGCACACCACCACCAACGGCTAGCTACCGCCTTCGGTCTCGTCGTCGTCCGTCCGTCGCTTTACCTGTTCATTGCGCTTCTGTTGCTTCTCTTACTTCTAATTAATGTACGCATAGCACTATACTGTCTATATGGATCAGTGGATTTTAGCAAAAACAATTGAGAACTGTTGGAGAATGCATTGTTTGCTAGGTCCAAAAACTTTTGAGGAGATCCCGATTTAAAAATATTGGGAGATTAAATATTGGatactcttggagatgctctaaaagAAGAAGATCTGGCTTACCTGGTTCTGTGTTTGTTTTGGGCTGATTTTGGGGGTTCGCGCGTTAAATCTGGTAGTGGAAACAAGATTTGATTTGCTTGGTTATGTTAGTTTTTATCCTGATTTTAGGGGTTTTGCACGTTAAATCTGGTGTCATTGTTTCTGTGCGCCTCGGTCCACATGTCTGGTGGTCTAAGTTGTTGGTGCTTGTATTGTACTGGTACACCAAAGCGAAGAGTCGACACGACCGAAGCGCTCCGATGCAtggacgacggcggcggcgcgaaACGAGGTGAAGTGCGACGGCTTAGCGACCATTTGGTCTTAACATACTGTATTAAAAAAAGACACATTTGCAAGGCAGTCGGTCACAACTTCACTGGAAAATAAGCAACAGTCATCGTCATCATTTTCCTTTTTCTAGCCGCTTGAAGTGATGCAGGATCTGCACGGCCATGACGTCGACCCAGGTGTCCGGCACGCCGGGAAGGCACCAGTGCATGCAGTCCTGCCCGTACGCGGCCACCACGCCCTTCTTCCCCAGCCAGGCCGCCGGGTGTGCGTCGGCTCGGAACTCGCTCATGTAGGTCAGGTTCACCAGTCGGATGCCCGACGACCCTGCCAACGCCTCCTCCGTCACCGCGTTCACCGTCCTCGCGTCCTTGTTCACACCCCCGAATTGCGGATCGAACCAAGCGTCCAGCTGCACAAAGATGAGTACAACAAAAatcaacattttgaaatgaagtcTTGAATGTTAGGATTAACCCTATCCCGATTACTGTTAAGATACAATGAAGTCCACTTCAGAATATATCTTTATGCTTTCTCGGGGAGCTATTTCTTGAAAGAGTTGCAAACAGACAGCGAGAGCATCGTCGATAATGCACGCTGAGTTTGTAGCTACATATGAGGCAACTGGACAAGCGATATGGATAAAGAAATTCGTACCAGATTAAGAGTGGTTGATAGCATAAAGCGACCACTGAGAATTTACTACGACGACGAGCCAGCGGTATTTTTCTCCCATAACAATAAGTCAAGTGGCTCTGCCAAGTATATTGACATTAAGTGTTATATTGTTAAGGAGACGATTTTGGATCACACCATTCAAGTTGAGCATATAAGAACCCATCAGATGCTTGTGGATCCGCTCACAAAAGGTCTCCCACCCAACGTGTTTAGTAAGCACGCAGCTGGCATGAGATTAAGGGAGTACCTATGATCCTGAATCACAGGGGCTACAAATTGCAACATAGTAAAATCTTTCGTTCTGAAGTAGGGGAGCATGTTGTAGTTAATGAGTGCGGTGATACTTAATAGAACATTGTCACACATTGGTCTCTATGTGTAAACTTGTTAAAGGATGGAATTAATAAAAGTTTGAGTGTGAGGTATGTAGAGAACAAAGGGGAGATTGTTAGGATGTGTCCTTTACACTAGTCGGTTAACAGTAACCGGGGTAGGGTTAATCCTAACCGTCTAACCGCGCCCCTGATCGGGAACCAATCTCCTCGCCACACGCAGGGAGATCgagaaggaggaggaggcgggtctTCGCTGCAAGACGTCGCCGCAATTATGGCTAGGAACAACAACGACGATATGTATACCTATACCCCTCAGTAGAATAGATCTACTCATCATCGAGGTATTTTAGACATGGATTGGTATTCTAGTGACTTAGGAATCGATCCTAGCACTAAAGAATGTAACCATGGTATCGGAGTCATCCTAAGAACCCTATATCTCCTAATCCGCATCGGTTTTATGAGATCACAAAAAGGTCTCGGATCAATGTGATTGAACTTATTTTTTTATCATCGTTCATCACCTGAGAACAAAAAGATTAGAATAGACAGAAAGAGTTTTAAATCTCTTGGGTTAGGGTTTACCTAACCATAAATCTAGGGTTTTCGGCCACTGAGAGACTTGGTCTTGGCCACACCCATGGAATCCGAGATAGTAAAAATAGATCGAcgttttagggttagggtttaaaaACCTAACCCTACTCGGTTTTTAAATCGAGTCACAGAGACCACACAAGCCTCGGGATCCAACAATCCACGGCCTAGAAACAGTCAATAAGAAATAGAAATCGCGCAGATCTGGTTAGGGTTTTTGAACCCTAACCGAAAAAATCCCCAAAAGTGCACAAATGCACTGACCGAATCAAAGAAAATAACAGATATATCGCGGGGGCCGGATCTACGAGTCTCTACCTCCAAAACTCGTTCCCGTTACAAAATATCCATATCATACATTCATTCATCACAGTAAGGGATTCGAGTACACGAGGACTAGATCCGAGTTCAAAAGTTAAACACGGTCATGAGGCCGACTCAATTTTTTTCTCTCGACCCGTCGTGCTCGGACTACCATCAGATCCCGGCCGACAGCAGCTCACCCGCCCGAAGGGATGAGCTCGCTGGCGGCAAGGTCTGCGGAGTACCGTGCTCATGGAGTTTTGGCCGTTCAGTGCACAGTGTCGGCCGAACATGGAGACAGGAGAGCTCGCAGAGAGAGAAGtaaagaaaagagagagagagcacAGAGCAAGCCCAAGGTCGCGGCCGGCTAGGAGCAGATGCTCTCTAGCGGTCGGTGTTTCTTGTGCGGCAGAAAAAATGAACAAAGAGTGAGGGGAGTCGGCCATGCAGCGCCAATACTCCCTGGCGGGTCAGTTCTGTTTGGTGCTGCAAGGAAAAGAAATGAGATTAGGGTTCACCCCCTCCGATTTTCCTGCTTTAAATAGAACCTAACTACAGAAAACGCGTGGATCTACATCGTCGATCCGGCTGGACGACTCATATTCAGGcagggagggggggagagcgcccttATGGGCCACTTT is a genomic window of Zea mays cultivar B73 chromosome 5, Zm-B73-REFERENCE-NAM-5.0, whole genome shotgun sequence containing:
- the LOC100276233 gene encoding uncharacterized protein LOC100276233 — encoded protein: MADSPHSLFIFSAAQETPTAREHLLLAGRDLGLALCSLSLFFTSLSASSPVSMFGRHCALNGQNSMSTVLRRPCRQRAHPFGRVSCCRPGSDGSPSTTGREKKIESAS